A genomic segment from Nicotiana tabacum cultivar K326 chromosome 9, ASM71507v2, whole genome shotgun sequence encodes:
- the LOC107826164 gene encoding RAF-like serine/threonine-protein kinase 20 — translation MDQSNNGNCIQFTSAEYPNAEFQPEPPVFTSDLPDHPHHNIKAPKDNCSEAKPVLNFSLQTGEEFVLEFMRDRVNPGKNYVPSTSSDPSFPQGYLELKGILGIGHTGSDGGSDTSMLAMVEKGPKEFEKQKSSLHEDKNYNGSVQLTSSDYCGFRTLMYTSSGACDDSVEKLKAMCSFGGKVLPRPSDGKLRYVGGETRVIRIRKDITWNELWQKAVVIYDLTHIIKYQLPGEDLDALVTVSCDEDLQNMLEECDVLEDGDTSKKLRIFLFSIAELDDAHLSLTNSDADSEFQYVVAINGLETGSRSSSTLHFLGSSANNLAELDGNNMEEDSGRSVTGFVGASNLPSAGFDDSSLIAKSAQPNVPSPPSAYDIDLCFHHGQMENCDDSKQQQFQFGYSSNSQFSATQSATHWSSKGADCAVDHQNDIEGQGSQTQVKQYGPDMYTKAFVPESVTLMVDSTDLSFSDPAPPPQSAFCSVQIPRGKIEFFNTLSKSDDSHNSQFLATHSHTDIAQPEIFKESIEKMQNRNMNEQLVSTEKPLSYGPQTAAHDLGAPANLKQVIPNAANMKNAVHVDQVPLDNQQTVCADNKYTNYLVKRMEDGGSRPSPLTYADAENHREDVGGIHLEIHQGNKAGSKFTYTNSQEQSQSSDWMGKYKKCAFQGEPSVVLPRSEQGDILIDINDRFPSDILSDIFAKAILSNSSSDISPVQQDGAGMSLNMQNEEPKHWSFFQKLAGDEFVRKDISLIDQDHIAFTPGLQNFNEGPPPANECMPSTINLDPQRNSAEDGPKELPHALGDVDSQLQLGFGATQTEVSEDMHDDDMMDKSRALDIDSEDGFKNVGLPLGRTLEDIDINSLQIIKNEDLEELKELGSGTFGTVYHGKWRGTDVAIKRIKKSCFTGQSTELERLAIEFWREAEILSKLHHPNVVAFYGAVKDGPGGTLATVAEYMADGSLRHVLIRKDRHLDRRKRLIIAMDAAFGMEYLHSKNIVHFDLKCDNLLVNLKDPSRPICKVGDFGLSKIKRNTLVSGGVRGTLPWMAPELLNGSSSKVSEKVDVFSFGIVMWEILTGEEPYANMHYGAIIGGIVNNTLRPTIPSYCDPEWRCLMEQCWAPNPASRPSFTEIASRLRLLSSASKTTGHKASN, via the exons ATGGACCAATCAAACAATGGGAATTGTATTCAGTTCACTTCTGCTGAATATCCAAATGCAGAATTTCAACCTGAACCTCCGGTTTTTACATCGGACCTTCCTGATCATCCACATCATAATATAAAGGCTCCAAAAGATAATTGTTCAGAGGCTAAGCCCGTGCTTAATTTCTCTTTACAAACAGGAGAAGAGTTTGTACTTGAGTTCATGCGTGATCGTGTTAATCCCGGGAAAAATTATGTTCCCAGTACTTCTAGTGATCCTAGTTTTCCACAAGGTTACTTGGAGCTAAAAGGCATCTTAGGCATCGGTCATACTGGATCTGATGGTGGTTCCGACACTTCCATGCTAGCGATGGTTGAAAAAGGTCCAAAAGAGTTTGAGAAACAGAAATCTTCCCTACATGAAGACAAAAATTACAATGGGTCAGTGCAACTAACATCATCAGATTACTGTGGTTTCCGTACTCTTATGTATACCTCATCTGGAGCATGTGACGATTCAGTGGAAAAGCTTAAGGCGATGTGTAGCTTTGGCGGTAAGGTATTACCTCGGCCTAGTGATGGGAAGCTCAGGTATGTTGGTGGTGAAACACGGGTTATCCGCATCAGGAAGGACATTACATGGAATGAATTGTGGCAGAAAGCTGTTGTAATATATGATCTAACTCATATAATTAAATATCAACTACCTGGGGAGGATCTTGATGCTTTAGTTACTGTGTCCTGTGACGAGGATTTGCAGAATATGTTGGAGGAATGTGATGTCCTAGAAGATGGAGATACTTCAAAAAAGCTTAGGATTTTCTTGTTTTCCATTGCTGAATTGGATGATGCTCATTTGAGTTTAACAAATTCAGATGCGGATTCTGAGTTTCAGTATGTAGTAGCCATCAATGGCTTGGAAACTGGATCAAGAAGTAGCTCAACTTTGCATTTTCTAGGTTCTTCTGCAAATAACTTAGCTGAGTTGGATGGAAATAACATGGAGGAGGACTCAGGTAGATCTGTTACGGGCTTTGTTGGTGCGAGTAACTTACCTTCAGCTGGTTTTGATGACTCGTCGTTGATTGCTAAATCTGCTCAGCCTAATGTACCAAGTCCCCCCAGTGCTTATGACATTGATTTATGCTTTCATCATGGCCAGATGGAAAATTGTGATGACAGTAAGCAGCAGCAATTCCAATTTGGTTATAGTTCTAATTCTCAATTCTCAGCTACTCAAAGTGCTACTCATTGGTCCTCCAAGGGTGCAGACTGTGCAGTGGACCACCAAAATGATATTGAAGGTCAAGGCTCCCAAACACAAGTGAAACAATATGGACCCGATATGTACACTAAGGCTTTTGTTCCTGAGTCTGTCACTTTAATGGTTGATTCAACGGATTTAAGCTTCTCTGATCCTGCTCCACCACCTCAGAGCGCTTTCTGTTCTGTGCAAATCCCAAGAGGGAAGATAGAGTTCTTTAACACGTTATCAAAGTCGGACGATTCACACAATTCACAGTTTCTTGCAACTCATTCCCATACAGATATTGCACAGCCAGAAATTTTTAAAGAATCCATTGAGAAAATGCAAAATAGAAACATGAATGAGCAGCTTGTTTCTACCGAAAAGCCATTGAGCTATGGTCCTCAAACTGCAGCACATGATCTTGGAGCGCCTGCGAATTTGAAGCAGGTTATTCCAAATGCTGCAAATATGAAAAACGCCGTGCATGTGGATCAGGTTCCCCTAGATAATCAACAAACAGTATGTGCCGACAATAAGTATACAAACTATTTAGTCAAGCGGATGGAGGATGGTGGATCAAGGCCAAGTCCACTGACCTATGCAGATGCTGAAAACCACCGCGAAGATGTGGGGGGCATTCATCTTGAAATTCATCAGGGTAACAAGGCTGGCAGCAAGTTCACATATACTAACTCTCAAGAGCAATCTCAATCTTCAGATTGGATGGGAAAATACAAAAAGTGTGCTTTTCAAGGGGAACCATCTGTTGTGTTACCCAGATCTGAGCAAGGAGATATCTTGATTGATATTAATGACCGGTTCCCTAGTGATATCCTATCTGATATATTTGCAAAAGCTATACTTTCTAATAGTTCATCTGATATTTCTCCAGTTCAGCAGGATGGAGCTGGTATGAGTTTAAACATGCAAAATGAGGAACCAAAACACTggtcattttttcaaaaattggcaGGTGATGAATTTGTTAGGAAAGATATTTCGCTAATTGACCAAGATCACATTGCTTTCACACCGGGTCTCCAAAATTTTAATGAAGGGCCTCCTCCAGCTAATGAATGTATGCCCTCAACAATCAACTTGGATCCACAAAGAAATAGTGCTGAGGATGGTCCCAAAGAGCTGCCTCATGCACTTGGGGATGTTGATAGTCAACTTCAATTAGGGTTTGGCGCAACCCAAACAGAAGTTAGCGAGGACATGCATGATGATGATATGATGGATAAATCTAGGGCTTTAGATATTGATTCTGAG GATGGGTTTAAAAACGTTGGACTGCCTCTAGGTCGTACACTTGAGGATATTGACATCAACTCCCTGCAG ATCATTAAGAATGAAGACCTCGAGGAACTGAAAGAACTTGGTTCAGGCACATTTGGCACAGTGTATCATGGAAAATGGAGAGGAACGGATGTTGCCATTAAGCGGATAAAGAAGAGTTGCTTCACTGGGCAATCAACAGAACTAGAGAGATTG GCCATAGAGTTCTGGAGAGAAGCTGAGATTTTGTCAAAGCTTCACCACCCAAACGTTGTGGCATTTTATGGTGCAGTGAAAGATGGACCTGGGGGTACATTAGCTACCGTGGCGGAGTACATGGCTGATGGTTCGCTAAGACATGTTCTGATCCGCAAAGATAG ACATCTTGATCGCCGTAAACGACTCATAATAGCAATGGATGCGGCATTTGGAATGGAGTACTTGCACTCTAAGAATATTGTGCATTTTGATCTGAAATGTGACAATTTGCTGGTGAATTTGAAAGATCCATCGCGACCAATTTGCAAG GTAGGTGATTTTGGTTTGTCAAAGATAAAGCGAAACACCTTGGTTTCTGGTGGTGTGAGAGGAACACTACCATGGATGGCTCCAGAGTTGCTAAATGGTAGCAGCAGCAAAGTTTCTGAAAAA GTTGATGTGTTTTCTTTTGGTATtgtcatgtgggagattctcacTGGGGAGGAACCTTATGCCAATATGCATTATGGAGCTATTATAG GAGGTATTGTTAACAATACACTGAGGCCAACAATTCCTAGCTACTGTGATCCAGAATGGAGGTGCTTGATGGAGCAATGCTGGGCCCCTAATCCTGCATCAAGGCCATCTTTTACGGAAATTGCTAGTCGATTACGGTTATTGTCTTCTGCTTCCAAAACTACCGGTCACAAGGCATCTAACTAA